In Bermanella sp. WJH001, the following are encoded in one genomic region:
- the queC gene encoding 7-cyano-7-deazaguanine synthase QueC, whose amino-acid sequence MSKPKAVVIYSGGMDSFTLLNRVIHDGYDVYALTFNYGQKHVKEVEVASTVCKQLNVPHKILDISPINQLMQSSSLVGSIDVPEGHYQADNMKSTMVPNRNMILLSLAIGYAVDIEASKVYYGAHSGDHVIYPDCRPEFVHAMNDVAKIANYEPISIETPYLNATKGEILKDGLSMNLTYEHTWTCYNGRQKACGKCSACVERLEAFADNNATDPVEYE is encoded by the coding sequence ATGAGTAAACCAAAGGCAGTTGTTATTTATAGTGGGGGCATGGATTCCTTCACCCTACTAAACCGCGTGATTCATGATGGTTATGATGTGTACGCACTTACCTTTAACTATGGCCAAAAGCATGTAAAGGAAGTAGAAGTCGCAAGTACTGTGTGCAAGCAGCTAAATGTGCCCCACAAAATCTTGGATATCTCCCCCATCAATCAGCTTATGCAAAGCTCTTCACTGGTAGGCAGCATTGATGTGCCCGAGGGCCACTATCAAGCTGATAACATGAAAAGCACCATGGTTCCCAACCGCAATATGATCTTACTGTCACTAGCTATTGGTTATGCTGTGGACATTGAGGCAAGCAAGGTCTATTACGGTGCTCACTCTGGTGACCATGTTATCTACCCTGACTGCCGCCCTGAATTTGTTCACGCCATGAATGACGTGGCAAAAATCGCCAACTATGAGCCTATCTCTATAGAAACCCCATATTTAAACGCCACCAAAGGGGAGATTTTAAAAGACGGCCTTAGCATGAACCTCACCTATGAACACACTTGGACGTGTTATAACGGCCGTCAAAAAGCATGTGGCAAGTGCAGTGCTTGTGTTGAGCGCTTAGAGGCGTTTGCTGATAATAATGCTACCGATCCGGTTGAATACGAATAA
- a CDS encoding Na+/H+ antiporter subunit E, protein MHITKWAILLSIFWLLLSGFIQPLLLSFGVASVFIVLVVLKRMDSVDQEPKTFAINQQMFRYVFWLMGQIFLSSVHVTKLIWGSSDKVSPALAKIPVNRVSAENHVLYANSITLTPGTLSIDLDDEHITVHSLQADSIKELEQGDMESKITGLWGEKK, encoded by the coding sequence ATGCATATTACTAAGTGGGCGATACTACTCTCGATTTTCTGGTTATTGTTGTCAGGGTTTATTCAGCCCTTACTGCTCAGCTTTGGGGTTGCCTCTGTATTTATTGTGCTTGTGGTATTAAAGCGAATGGATAGTGTTGATCAAGAACCTAAAACCTTTGCTATCAATCAGCAGATGTTCCGCTATGTATTTTGGCTGATGGGCCAAATTTTTCTTTCTAGTGTTCATGTCACTAAACTTATTTGGGGTTCGTCAGATAAAGTTTCCCCTGCGTTAGCTAAAATACCGGTTAATCGTGTTTCTGCTGAAAATCATGTTTTGTATGCAAATTCGATTACCCTTACACCGGGCACTCTGAGTATCGACTTAGATGACGAACATATTACTGTTCATTCATTGCAAGCAGATTCTATTAAGGAGCTTGAGCAAGGTGACATGGAAAGTAAAATCACTGGACTTTGGGGGGAGAAAAAATGA
- a CDS encoding monovalent cation/H+ antiporter complex subunit F — protein sequence MSGILAATCIAILMVMALALCRTLNSPTVYDRILGVNMFGTKTVLFIAAVGFLMGRPDFLDIAIVYALINFLGMVAVLRFFEYTAPIE from the coding sequence ATGAGTGGCATCCTCGCAGCAACCTGCATCGCTATTTTGATGGTCATGGCTTTAGCCTTATGTCGTACGCTTAATTCACCAACTGTGTATGACCGTATTCTTGGCGTAAATATGTTTGGAACCAAAACGGTTTTGTTTATTGCGGCAGTGGGTTTTCTAATGGGACGTCCAGATTTTTTGGATATCGCCATTGTATATGCACTGATTAATTTTCTTGGGATGGTAGCGGTACTTAGATTTTTTGAATATACCGCACCAATTGAATAA
- the mnhG gene encoding monovalent cation/H(+) antiporter subunit G: MFLIDIVSSILLLAGVFFGLSGAVGLFKFPDFFTRVHAASVTDSISAILIIGGLMLQTSFDLNTGKLLFILIFLMITSPTASHALAKAARHGGLLTLAETKGKQQEHKQ; the protein is encoded by the coding sequence ATGTTTCTAATTGACATTGTCAGTAGCATCTTGCTTTTAGCAGGTGTGTTTTTTGGATTAAGCGGCGCTGTTGGGCTATTTAAATTCCCCGATTTTTTCACTCGCGTGCATGCGGCCAGTGTGACGGATTCGATTTCAGCCATTTTGATTATTGGTGGTTTGATGCTGCAAACCTCATTTGACCTTAATACCGGCAAGCTATTGTTTATTTTAATCTTCTTGATGATCACCAGTCCCACGGCGTCTCATGCGCTGGCAAAGGCTGCTCGTCATGGTGGTTTGCTGACGTTGGCTGAAACTAAGGGTAAGCAACAGGAGCACAAGCAATAA
- a CDS encoding DUF4040 domain-containing protein, with protein sequence MAHLIDLVLLAMLAITALRVIFLKDLFAVVMLFGIYSFLSALIFVSLDAVDVAFTEAAVGAGISTVLMLGTLALTGRTEKENKHSSFIPLIVVCVTGAALIYGTLDMPPFGRADNPIHEHVAPRYIEESPKEVGLPNMVTSVLASYRGFDTLGETVVVFAAMIGVLSLLGVVRRENEHDPESGLVSHRVLHVVAKLIIPLIILFALYVQFHGDFGPGGGFQAGVIGAAAFILYALVFGLPKAFAVVSPTFLEKMAAFGVLLYASVGLYSMYKGGHFLDYNMLAADPLAGQHYGILIIELGVGITVFAVMLSIFYAFGSQAERSNVQ encoded by the coding sequence ATGGCTCATTTAATTGATTTGGTGTTACTGGCCATGCTTGCCATTACGGCTTTAAGGGTGATTTTCCTTAAAGACTTATTTGCTGTGGTCATGTTGTTTGGTATTTACAGTTTCCTATCGGCTTTGATTTTTGTCAGCTTAGATGCGGTTGATGTGGCCTTTACCGAGGCAGCTGTCGGAGCGGGTATCTCCACCGTGCTTATGCTGGGCACATTGGCATTAACCGGTCGAACCGAAAAAGAAAACAAACATTCTTCTTTTATTCCTTTGATCGTGGTGTGTGTCACGGGGGCAGCCTTGATATATGGCACGTTAGATATGCCTCCATTTGGCCGAGCTGATAATCCCATACATGAACATGTGGCCCCTCGTTATATTGAGGAGTCACCAAAAGAAGTGGGCTTACCAAATATGGTGACCTCTGTGCTGGCCAGTTACCGTGGCTTTGACACCTTGGGTGAAACAGTGGTGGTGTTTGCAGCCATGATTGGGGTGTTGTCTTTATTAGGTGTGGTAAGACGCGAGAATGAACATGACCCAGAGTCTGGCCTTGTCTCTCATAGGGTCTTGCACGTGGTGGCCAAGCTGATTATTCCTTTGATAATTTTATTTGCCCTCTATGTGCAGTTCCATGGTGATTTTGGCCCGGGTGGTGGCTTCCAGGCGGGTGTTATCGGGGCGGCGGCTTTTATTTTATATGCTCTGGTGTTTGGTTTGCCAAAGGCGTTTGCAGTGGTGTCACCAACGTTTTTAGAAAAAATGGCCGCCTTTGGCGTCTTGTTGTACGCCAGTGTGGGCTTGTACAGCATGTATAAGGGTGGACATTTCTTAGATTACAACATGCTTGCTGCGGATCCATTAGCAGGTCAGCACTATGGCATTCTCATTATTGAGCTAGGTGTGGGAATTACCGTATTTGCGGTCATGCTTAGTATATTTTATGCCTTTGGCAGTCAGGCAGAGAGGTCAAACGTCCAGTGA
- a CDS encoding cation:proton antiporter subunit C — MNFIFDYYNYWIVVFLMMAGFYIVISANNLVKKIVGLNIFQTSVFMLYISMGKVNGGTAPIVAEGITQYSNPLPHVLILTAIVVGVATTALGLSLIVRIKRAYGTVEENEFENKDDAI, encoded by the coding sequence GTGAATTTTATCTTTGACTACTACAACTACTGGATCGTCGTATTTTTGATGATGGCCGGTTTTTATATTGTGATTTCCGCCAATAATCTGGTTAAAAAAATTGTTGGCTTAAATATATTTCAAACTTCTGTGTTCATGCTTTACATCTCTATGGGTAAGGTGAATGGGGGAACCGCCCCTATCGTTGCAGAAGGTATTACCCAATATTCTAACCCTCTGCCACATGTGTTAATTCTGACGGCTATTGTGGTGGGCGTGGCGACAACCGCCTTAGGTTTATCACTGATTGTTCGAATTAAGCGTGCTTATGGAACCGTTGAAGAAAATGAATTTGAAAACAAGGACGATGCAATCTAA
- a CDS encoding monovalent cation/H+ antiporter subunit D family protein: MLEQHLAAFPILLPLIAAPIVLLLGRSILTWGFATFVSGWAFFVACQLLAATLSDGVISYAVGGWEPPWGIELRVDAANAFVLLAVTAISTLVLLYSKDSIEKEIEPSKHTLFYTAHMLCLAGLSGILVTGDAFNLFVFLEISSLATYTLVSLASDRRCLTAAFRYLVMGTVGATFILIGVGMLYMKTGTLNMLDLVERIHAYESSRTINTGLAFIMVGVSIKLALFPLHMWLPAAYTHAPSAVSAFLASTATKVAVYVMIRFIFTIFGADHVFNEMSMGIILMVLSIVAIFKGSYAATVQSNVKTVLAYSSVAQIGYMILGVSLFSVTGLMAGMIHIFNHALMKGALFMAVGAVFYRMGSVDIKAFRGLGKQMPLTMAAFTIAGLSIIGVPLTVGFISKWYLVSAALEQNHWVIAALVLAGSLLAVIYIGRILEAAYFQESDESQKDVKEVPWLMLMPMWILVLANIYFGVDTTLTTEAAGSAAEWLLQNSNDINAMMDTLHQTGVSTVQEVSP, encoded by the coding sequence ATGCTTGAACAACACCTAGCTGCATTTCCTATTCTATTACCGTTAATTGCAGCGCCTATCGTATTATTATTGGGCCGATCCATTCTAACTTGGGGTTTTGCTACCTTTGTCAGTGGTTGGGCGTTCTTTGTGGCTTGCCAACTATTAGCCGCTACCTTATCTGATGGTGTCATCAGTTATGCGGTAGGCGGTTGGGAGCCGCCTTGGGGGATTGAGTTGCGTGTGGATGCAGCCAATGCCTTTGTTTTATTGGCGGTTACGGCAATTTCTACTCTGGTTCTACTTTATTCAAAAGACAGTATTGAAAAAGAGATAGAGCCTTCAAAACATACTCTGTTTTATACCGCGCATATGCTTTGCCTAGCTGGCTTGTCCGGTATTTTGGTGACAGGTGATGCGTTTAATTTATTCGTATTTTTAGAAATCTCTTCGTTGGCTACCTATACCTTGGTGAGCTTGGCATCGGATCGTCGTTGCTTAACAGCCGCATTCCGTTATTTGGTCATGGGCACGGTTGGTGCCACTTTTATCTTGATTGGTGTGGGCATGTTGTACATGAAGACAGGCACTTTAAATATGCTTGATCTGGTAGAACGTATTCATGCTTATGAGAGCAGTCGTACTATTAATACTGGCCTTGCGTTTATTATGGTGGGTGTGAGCATTAAATTGGCGCTGTTTCCGCTGCACATGTGGTTGCCTGCTGCCTATACCCATGCACCGTCTGCAGTTTCTGCATTCTTAGCCAGTACCGCCACCAAGGTGGCTGTATATGTGATGATTCGCTTTATCTTTACCATTTTTGGTGCCGATCATGTCTTTAACGAAATGAGTATGGGCATCATCCTGATGGTGCTTTCAATCGTGGCTATTTTTAAAGGTTCATATGCTGCCACGGTGCAAAGCAATGTTAAAACGGTGTTGGCTTACAGCAGTGTGGCGCAAATCGGTTATATGATTTTAGGTGTGAGTCTGTTTAGTGTAACGGGCCTAATGGCGGGCATGATTCATATCTTTAACCACGCATTAATGAAAGGTGCTTTGTTTATGGCTGTGGGTGCTGTGTTTTACCGAATGGGCTCGGTGGACATTAAAGCCTTCCGTGGCTTGGGCAAACAAATGCCGTTGACCATGGCGGCTTTCACCATTGCTGGTTTGAGTATCATAGGTGTGCCATTAACTGTGGGCTTTATCAGTAAATGGTATCTAGTATCGGCGGCACTTGAACAAAATCATTGGGTGATTGCGGCATTGGTTTTAGCGGGCTCATTATTGGCGGTGATTTATATTGGCCGAATTCTAGAAGCCGCTTACTTTCAAGAATCAGATGAATCGCAAAAAGATGTGAAAGAGGTGCCTTGGCTAATGCTTATGCCTATGTGGATATTGGTTTTGGCGAATATTTATTTTGGTGTGGATACCACTTTGACCACTGAAGCTGCCGGTAGTGCCGCTGAGTGGCTGCTTCAAAACAGTAACGACATTAACGCCATGATGGATACATTACATCAAACAGGGGTGAGTACTGTGCAGGAGGTGTCTCCATGA
- a CDS encoding monovalent cation/H+ antiporter subunit D family protein produces MNLWQFLEPSQLIALSILIPFVGALLVIATGKIPNLREAVTLITATILFTLVLAITDYTFKGVELSLDLVELFPGIGINFYVEPLGVLFALVASFLWIVTSIYAIGYMRGHHEINQTRFFCCFALAISSVMAICFSGNLLTLFVFYEVLTLSTYPLVTHAGTDAAKKGGRVYLGILLSTSIAFLLFAVIGTWVVAGTLDFKAGGVFDSSDSKAVLGVLLVLFCYGIGKAAIMPFHRWLPAAMVAPTPVSALLHAVAVVKAGVFSILKVVIYIFGLDQLNDLATTDIMLYIGAATILLSSCIAMTKDNLKARLAYSTVSQLSYIVVGALLASSVAAAGAALHIATHAVGKITLFFCAGAIMVASHKKNISDMEGLGRAMPLTMAAFTIGAISIIGLPPMAGTWSKWYLTIGALEADKLIIVAVLMISSLLNIAYLLPIPIKAFFKGQPSDAKPWSWSETKEAPLPILIALGVTSFGCLFLFFYPQPLIDLINLIPGVSTDMGAD; encoded by the coding sequence ATGAATCTATGGCAGTTTTTAGAGCCGTCTCAGTTGATCGCGCTTTCTATTCTTATTCCGTTTGTTGGTGCCTTATTGGTTATCGCAACCGGTAAAATTCCAAATCTTAGAGAAGCTGTGACTCTTATCACGGCCACTATTTTATTTACCCTTGTTTTAGCCATCACCGATTATACTTTTAAAGGGGTTGAGTTAAGCCTTGATCTTGTTGAGTTGTTTCCAGGTATTGGTATCAACTTTTATGTCGAGCCATTGGGTGTTTTGTTTGCACTGGTGGCTAGCTTTTTATGGATCGTCACCAGCATATACGCCATTGGTTATATGCGTGGCCATCATGAAATCAATCAAACTCGTTTCTTTTGTTGCTTCGCCTTGGCAATCAGCTCGGTTATGGCCATTTGTTTCTCAGGTAACTTACTTACGTTATTTGTGTTTTATGAAGTGCTTACCTTGTCGACTTATCCGTTAGTGACCCATGCAGGAACAGATGCCGCTAAAAAAGGTGGACGAGTTTATTTAGGTATTCTACTAAGTACTTCTATTGCCTTCTTATTGTTTGCGGTAATTGGTACTTGGGTTGTTGCCGGTACGTTAGATTTTAAAGCCGGTGGTGTGTTTGACAGTTCAGATAGCAAGGCTGTTTTAGGTGTTTTACTGGTGCTGTTTTGTTATGGCATTGGTAAAGCGGCCATTATGCCATTTCATCGTTGGTTACCTGCGGCCATGGTCGCACCTACGCCGGTAAGTGCTTTATTACATGCCGTTGCTGTTGTTAAAGCGGGTGTGTTCAGTATTTTAAAAGTGGTGATTTATATTTTTGGTTTAGACCAATTAAATGACTTAGCTACCACAGACATCATGTTGTACATAGGGGCAGCCACTATCTTGTTGTCATCGTGTATTGCCATGACCAAAGATAACCTAAAAGCACGACTTGCGTATTCTACTGTAAGTCAATTGAGCTACATTGTGGTGGGTGCGTTATTAGCATCATCCGTCGCGGCGGCTGGTGCTGCGCTACACATTGCGACTCATGCTGTGGGTAAAATTACTTTATTCTTTTGTGCCGGTGCCATCATGGTGGCCAGTCACAAGAAAAATATCAGTGATATGGAAGGGTTAGGCAGAGCCATGCCGCTAACCATGGCGGCGTTTACCATCGGTGCCATCAGTATTATTGGTTTACCGCCAATGGCGGGGACTTGGAGTAAGTGGTATCTCACCATAGGGGCGTTAGAAGCAGACAAATTGATCATTGTTGCGGTGTTAATGATCAGCTCGCTGTTAAATATTGCATACCTGCTGCCTATTCCAATTAAGGCGTTTTTCAAGGGCCAGCCTAGTGACGCAAAACCATGGAGCTGGTCCGAAACCAAGGAAGCACCACTGCCAATTTTAATTGCATTAGGCGTGACCTCGTTTGGTTGTTTGTTCTTGTTTTTCTATCCTCAACCTTTGATCGATTTAATTAATCTGATCCCA